The Cohnella abietis genome has a segment encoding these proteins:
- the coxB gene encoding cytochrome c oxidase subunit II translates to MNRWHVMKRLLPLLTGLVLLLSACGREDLSTLNPQGPVAEKQLDLMKLSIGIMALVVVVVFAICIYVLIRFRRRAGDKTIPKQVEGNHTLEIIWTVIPLVLLVILGVPTINDVFGLAKDYSKDKNAVQVKVTAHQYWWEFEYTDLGITTAQELIVPTDKVISFELVSADVKHSFWIPSIGGKMDTNPGVTNRMFLEFPKEGVFRGKCAELCGTSHALMDFKAKAVSPESFARWVSAMKAPAVMPADAEIAEKFTSQCLSCHAVGENGGSGAPNLTGIGGRQTVGGILYNDEATAEQNLHDWITDPQKYKVGAAMPKALDNSLTPEEVASISKYLAEYKLDY, encoded by the coding sequence ATGAATCGGTGGCACGTAATGAAGCGGCTTCTTCCGCTGCTGACAGGTTTGGTGCTGCTTTTGTCGGCATGTGGAAGAGAAGACCTCTCGACTCTGAATCCGCAAGGACCAGTAGCTGAGAAACAATTAGATTTAATGAAACTTTCTATTGGTATCATGGCATTGGTCGTTGTTGTTGTTTTTGCTATCTGTATTTATGTTTTGATTCGCTTTCGCCGTCGCGCAGGTGACAAGACAATACCGAAGCAAGTCGAAGGAAACCACACGCTCGAAATCATTTGGACGGTTATTCCTCTTGTTCTGCTAGTTATTCTTGGTGTGCCAACGATCAATGATGTGTTTGGCTTGGCCAAAGATTACAGTAAAGACAAGAATGCTGTGCAAGTGAAAGTAACGGCACATCAGTATTGGTGGGAATTTGAGTATACGGATCTTGGAATTACAACAGCTCAGGAATTAATTGTTCCTACGGACAAAGTCATTTCTTTCGAGCTGGTATCAGCGGATGTTAAGCATTCCTTCTGGATACCATCTATCGGCGGAAAAATGGACACAAACCCTGGCGTAACAAACAGAATGTTTCTAGAGTTTCCTAAGGAAGGCGTTTTCCGGGGCAAGTGCGCGGAATTATGCGGAACCTCACATGCTCTAATGGACTTCAAAGCCAAAGCAGTTAGTCCAGAATCCTTTGCTCGTTGGGTTTCTGCAATGAAGGCTCCAGCGGTTATGCCAGCAGACGCTGAAATAGCGGAGAAATTCACTTCACAATGCTTAAGCTGTCATGCTGTCGGCGAGAATGGCGGTAGCGGTGCACCTAACCTAACGGGTATAGGCGGACGCCAAACAGTAGGCGGTATTCTTTATAACGATGAAGCTACTGCCGAGCAAAATCTTCATGACTGGATCACCGATCCTCAGAAATATAAGGTTGGTGCGGCGATGCCTAAGGCTTTAGACAATAGCTTAACTCCTGAAGAGGTAGCAAGCATTTCGAAGTACTTGGCTGAATATAAGCTGGACTATTAA
- a CDS encoding YhcN/YlaJ family sporulation lipoprotein has protein sequence MSVIRSCAFIGISLLLSLQMGCNYKSYFQKSSNDYASRAANDPKMMHVRSYGSLTNNPKQHDNRYFEYSSAISSKVAALPGINTAIVFLTDKNAYVSILTDWSATGTEARGGPRTHEQDNSGTTEGVYNVSTGSSKWDNRQASTPYNSYFSHKDYTDLSTELRQVIGDTVRSSFKRAQEVHISANREYVNQSLEFAKVAWLKKPLSPLTAEFNTLVKYTFGMGNTIPVPLYLNKKQQPGR, from the coding sequence ATGTCAGTAATACGTTCATGTGCCTTTATTGGGATTTCTTTATTACTCAGTCTCCAGATGGGATGCAATTACAAATCCTACTTTCAGAAAAGCTCCAATGATTATGCAAGCAGAGCCGCCAATGATCCGAAAATGATGCATGTCCGCTCCTACGGCTCACTAACTAACAATCCCAAGCAGCACGATAATCGTTATTTTGAATACAGCTCCGCTATTTCGAGTAAGGTTGCCGCTCTGCCTGGTATTAATACGGCAATTGTTTTTTTAACTGATAAGAATGCCTATGTATCCATCCTGACGGACTGGTCAGCTACAGGAACGGAAGCCCGAGGTGGTCCGAGAACTCATGAGCAAGACAATTCGGGTACGACCGAAGGAGTATACAACGTAAGCACTGGCAGTTCAAAATGGGATAACCGTCAAGCGTCAACTCCTTATAACTCCTATTTTTCTCATAAGGACTATACTGATTTATCCACTGAGCTTAGGCAGGTCATTGGGGATACGGTTCGAAGCTCATTTAAGCGCGCTCAAGAGGTTCACATCTCAGCTAACCGGGAATATGTCAATCAATCACTTGAATTCGCCAAAGTCGCTTGGCTTAAGAAGCCTCTCTCGCCTTTAACCGCTGAATTCAACACACTGGTGAAATATACCTTTGGGATGGGAAACACAATTCCAGTGCCTTTGTACTTGAACAAAAAGCAGCAGCCGGGTCGCTAA
- the ilvA gene encoding threonine ammonia-lyase IlvA, whose amino-acid sequence MSGLPSNELVSLADILAAHRVLQEVVTATPLQHNKALSAKFDCNVYLKREDLQVVRSFKIRGAYNLIASLSEEERSQGVICASAGNHAQGVAFSCHKLDIPGIIYMPATTPRQKINQVRLFGGDRVDIRLIGDTFDDAYAEAVRVSKEEGLPFVHPFDDARIVAGNATVGKEIIEGGEPAIDMLLVTIGGGGLAAGVSTYIKAISPSTQIIGVEPEGAPAMKQALEAKQVITLPEIDKFVDGAAVKRVGELTYELCRDLLDDIIIVPEGRVCTTILELYNEHAIVAEPAGALTVAALSALDPNDIRGKNVVCIISGGNNDIDRMQEIKERSLIYEGLKHYFMINFPQRSGALREFLDDILGPNDDIVQFEYTKKHNKENGPALVGIELKSPEDYESLVVKMNNKGFQFIELNKDPLLFNLLI is encoded by the coding sequence ATGTCTGGCTTACCATCTAATGAGCTCGTATCACTTGCCGATATACTGGCCGCTCACCGTGTATTACAGGAGGTTGTGACCGCTACTCCACTGCAGCACAATAAAGCCTTATCTGCCAAATTCGACTGCAATGTTTATTTGAAACGAGAAGATTTACAGGTCGTACGCTCCTTCAAAATCCGCGGTGCCTATAACCTCATTGCCTCTCTCTCTGAGGAAGAACGTAGTCAAGGAGTCATCTGCGCCAGCGCAGGCAACCATGCCCAAGGAGTAGCATTTTCCTGTCATAAGCTGGACATCCCCGGAATCATTTATATGCCAGCAACAACACCACGTCAAAAAATAAATCAAGTAAGACTGTTCGGTGGAGATAGAGTCGACATCCGATTAATCGGCGATACCTTCGATGATGCTTATGCGGAGGCGGTCCGAGTCAGTAAGGAGGAGGGCTTACCGTTCGTCCATCCTTTTGATGACGCTCGAATCGTTGCCGGCAATGCAACTGTAGGTAAAGAAATTATTGAAGGTGGCGAACCCGCTATTGATATGCTTCTCGTCACGATTGGCGGTGGAGGATTAGCAGCAGGCGTATCCACTTATATTAAAGCGATCAGCCCCTCAACCCAGATTATTGGAGTTGAGCCAGAAGGCGCTCCTGCTATGAAGCAAGCATTGGAAGCTAAGCAAGTCATCACTTTACCTGAAATTGATAAGTTTGTAGATGGCGCTGCAGTCAAAAGAGTAGGAGAGCTCACTTACGAGCTTTGCCGCGACCTGCTGGATGATATCATTATCGTTCCGGAAGGGCGTGTTTGCACGACGATATTGGAGCTGTACAATGAGCATGCCATCGTCGCCGAGCCTGCGGGTGCACTAACCGTTGCTGCCCTCTCTGCGTTGGATCCTAATGACATACGCGGGAAAAATGTTGTCTGTATCATCAGCGGTGGGAACAACGACATCGACCGGATGCAGGAAATTAAGGAACGCTCCCTTATTTATGAAGGATTAAAGCATTATTTTATGATCAACTTTCCTCAACGTTCTGGAGCCCTAAGAGAATTTCTTGATGATATATTAGGACCTAACGATGATATTGTCCAATTCGAATACACTAAGAAGCATAACAAAGAAAATGGTCCAGCACTCGTCGGCATCGAGCTTAAGAGTCCAGAGGACTATGAAAGCCTAGTGGTGAAAATGAATAACAAAGGATTTCAATTCATAGAGTTGAATAAAGATCCTTTATTGTTCAATTTGCTCATCTAA
- the ctaG gene encoding cytochrome c oxidase assembly factor CtaG codes for MWGLEYFSFRDLWSPVFMIFMMAIIVLYTFVIGPWRHRFAGSQPVSILRQLAFVLSIVLLYLTQGGPLSLLGHLMFTFHMTNMAIAYIVVPPMLIYAIPDWLWRRLFAASFWRARIFQFFMNPIVSLLLFTLLFSFYHMPANHDWIMTHITVHKLYYILLLLSSLIMWWHVYCPIPEWKRMSNLLTLGYIFMGGLLLTPACAMIIFATTPLFGVYNDPEIWVKAMGYCMSGDPAVLLSQFEGPSFFNMLSTEDDQQLGGIVMKLVQEFVNAAALYTVFMQWYRRERAQEVDPTLEPVAVSPLNDTDRYR; via the coding sequence ATGTGGGGATTGGAATATTTCTCTTTTCGTGACTTATGGAGTCCGGTGTTCATGATTTTCATGATGGCGATTATTGTTTTATATACGTTCGTTATCGGTCCATGGAGACATCGATTTGCAGGAAGCCAGCCCGTGTCTATCCTTCGTCAATTGGCTTTCGTTTTATCGATAGTGCTACTATATTTGACGCAGGGCGGTCCGCTTAGCTTATTAGGACACCTGATGTTTACGTTCCATATGACCAATATGGCGATAGCATATATTGTTGTCCCGCCAATGTTGATATACGCTATACCGGATTGGCTATGGAGAAGGCTTTTCGCAGCTTCATTCTGGCGTGCACGTATTTTTCAATTTTTCATGAATCCAATCGTTAGCCTATTATTGTTTACCTTATTATTTTCTTTCTACCACATGCCAGCCAATCATGATTGGATTATGACGCATATTACTGTTCACAAGCTTTATTATATTTTACTCCTGCTATCCTCGTTAATAATGTGGTGGCATGTCTATTGTCCAATTCCGGAATGGAAACGGATGTCCAATCTGCTTACGCTAGGTTATATCTTTATGGGTGGGCTATTGCTAACTCCAGCCTGCGCGATGATTATTTTCGCAACTACACCCTTGTTCGGGGTATATAACGATCCAGAGATTTGGGTCAAAGCGATGGGCTACTGTATGTCTGGTGACCCTGCCGTATTGCTTAGTCAATTCGAGGGACCTTCCTTCTTTAATATGTTAAGTACTGAAGATGATCAGCAGCTTGGTGGAATCGTAATGAAGCTGGTGCAGGAATTCGTTAACGCGGCTGCGCTCTATACCGTATTCATGCAATGGTATCGCAGGGAACGTGCGCAAGAGGTTGATCCTACCCTTGAGCCCGTAGCAGTTAGTCCATTGAACGACACGGACAGATATCGTTAA
- a CDS encoding FHA domain-containing protein produces the protein MKDSEQVNKDRGDRFKFERSKLPRNAKAIWGITATVVSLLGIIVVPISVSAAGSLETSASQVKVGTLPLLAALGVGIAVAVAAVIAFLQMAARGKELNDLSTHTNEGIEGIEVRDAEDHGSVNDSVDPVWEDEDATDDSEYEHNPLTDYTIPTTQLLAYPDQAELADDGEPRVYGVEGEHAGNGYRVLNRRLTFGRDPRQCVILFPYEAGEISRLHCTLRYMEESRLFTLEDHGSSNGTFLSNGERIQPGKRVELRAGDRFSLSGNDHVFEVLDAVNS, from the coding sequence TTGAAGGATAGCGAACAAGTAAATAAAGATAGGGGGGATCGCTTTAAGTTTGAGAGGAGCAAGCTGCCTCGCAATGCTAAGGCAATTTGGGGGATAACTGCTACAGTTGTTTCTCTGCTAGGAATTATCGTTGTGCCAATAAGCGTATCTGCTGCAGGATCATTGGAAACATCGGCATCTCAGGTCAAGGTGGGAACCCTTCCACTTCTTGCTGCGCTTGGAGTTGGTATTGCTGTTGCCGTTGCTGCAGTAATCGCCTTTCTGCAGATGGCAGCCAGAGGCAAGGAGCTTAATGATTTATCAACTCATACAAATGAGGGGATTGAAGGCATTGAGGTGAGAGATGCTGAAGATCATGGTTCAGTAAATGATTCTGTCGATCCTGTCTGGGAAGATGAGGATGCAACAGATGATTCGGAGTATGAACATAACCCGTTGACAGACTATACGATTCCAACTACCCAGCTACTTGCGTATCCTGATCAAGCGGAGCTTGCGGACGATGGTGAGCCGAGGGTGTATGGAGTAGAGGGAGAGCATGCGGGTAATGGTTACCGTGTCTTAAACCGTCGGTTAACGTTTGGTCGAGATCCTAGGCAATGTGTCATTCTTTTTCCTTATGAGGCAGGTGAAATAAGCCGCCTTCACTGCACGCTAAGATATATGGAGGAGAGCAGGCTGTTTACGCTGGAGGATCATGGTTCTTCCAACGGTACTTTTCTTTCGAATGGAGAACGGATTCAGCCTGGAAAAAGGGTTGAGCTTCGTGCTGGAGATCGATTTTCTTTATCAGGTAATGATCATGTCTTCGAGGTTTTAGATGCGGTGAATTCATAA
- a CDS encoding DUF420 domain-containing protein produces MSWYDIFPLVSTSFILISGILVAIGWRLIIKGKREAHEKVMVGAAIAASCFFIIYVSRTIFIGNTMFNGPESLKNVYLAFLLFHIVLATVAAVFGITTLTLAYRKNFAKHRKWGRTTAKIWFATVITGVTVYVLLYLCYPGGHTKPVINAIFG; encoded by the coding sequence ATGTCGTGGTATGATATTTTTCCACTTGTCAGCACGTCTTTCATTCTAATCAGTGGAATTTTAGTAGCCATTGGTTGGCGGTTGATTATTAAGGGTAAGCGAGAAGCGCATGAAAAGGTCATGGTTGGAGCGGCTATAGCGGCTTCCTGTTTCTTCATTATCTATGTGTCTCGGACGATCTTTATCGGCAATACGATGTTTAATGGGCCTGAAAGCCTGAAGAATGTGTATTTGGCTTTCTTATTGTTTCACATCGTACTAGCGACTGTTGCTGCCGTTTTCGGGATCACTACGCTTACATTGGCTTATCGTAAGAATTTCGCAAAGCACCGCAAGTGGGGCAGGACAACTGCAAAGATCTGGTTTGCTACAGTGATTACGGGTGTCACGGTATATGTATTGTTGTATCTGTGCTACCCAGGTGGTCATACGAAGCCGGTTATCAATGCGATATTCGGTTAA
- a CDS encoding cytochrome (ubi)quinol oxidase subunit III yields MSSHDHTDGKLPHEPEKATLEARNKILGFWIFLGAETVLFGTLFAAYLALRHNIGDGPSSEELFQLPMVFAATMLLLTSSLTSVFAVQALHHHNKKSMLGWLIVTIVLGLVFLGLEIYEFREYLHEGHGFTTSAFSSSFYTLVGFHGAHVAFGVVWIALVIGQVLKKGLTVVTAPKVYISAIYWHFIDVVWVFIFTVVYLMGKVAV; encoded by the coding sequence ATGAGCTCACACGACCATACAGACGGAAAATTGCCACACGAGCCGGAAAAGGCAACCCTAGAAGCACGTAATAAGATTTTGGGATTCTGGATATTCCTTGGTGCGGAAACGGTCCTATTCGGAACCTTGTTCGCGGCGTACTTAGCTTTGCGTCATAATATCGGAGACGGTCCTTCTTCTGAAGAGCTGTTCCAGCTTCCAATGGTATTCGCAGCTACCATGCTGCTCTTGACTTCAAGCTTAACGAGCGTATTCGCCGTTCAAGCGTTGCATCATCACAATAAGAAGTCCATGCTGGGCTGGCTAATTGTGACAATCGTTCTTGGTCTTGTCTTCCTTGGACTAGAAATTTATGAGTTCAGAGAATATCTTCACGAGGGACATGGATTTACGACTAGTGCATTTAGCTCTTCATTCTATACACTAGTTGGTTTTCATGGAGCTCACGTTGCCTTCGGTGTAGTATGGATTGCTCTTGTTATCGGTCAAGTATTGAAAAAGGGATTGACGGTCGTTACCGCTCCCAAAGTATACATTTCCGCTATCTACTGGCATTTCATCGACGTTGTTTGGGTATTCATCTTCACCGTTGTTTATTTGATGGGAAAGGTGGCTGTTTAA
- a CDS encoding MGDG synthase family glycosyltransferase — protein MTGQRKVLIVYARFGEGHWQAAVALKHSFVTQGNCEVKLIDLLAESHPLLNEVSRFVYKSSYHMFPQVYGWVYEATKEMKTNSLFTNWLHSFGAMTLQKLIMQEKPDAVIHTFPLLVLPSVSSKIGRKIPMFNVITDFDLHSRWIHPDVDKYYVATEDLSKELHSLGIDSSRIAATGIPLRFSLSPDKTTRFATPKYGLSSHKPIVLVMAGASGTMADIDEWCLKLVKLSNVQVVIVCGRNRALENSLKNKCSENDDITVYGYIEQIDELMSISSCIVTKPGGLTLSEAIRAELPMFLYRPVPGQERNNARYLENKGAAIICHNSSELLTQINKLFCNSLQQIMMHQALHSLSKKAASDSIAFDIIHQLNIMEEASSSPVRI, from the coding sequence ATGACAGGACAGAGGAAAGTGTTAATCGTTTACGCAAGATTCGGCGAGGGCCATTGGCAAGCTGCAGTTGCGCTGAAGCATAGCTTCGTTACTCAAGGTAATTGTGAAGTTAAACTAATTGACCTGCTTGCCGAGTCACACCCACTGCTGAATGAAGTTAGCCGTTTCGTATATAAAAGTAGCTATCACATGTTCCCCCAAGTTTACGGGTGGGTTTACGAAGCGACGAAGGAGATGAAAACCAATTCCTTATTTACCAATTGGTTGCACTCATTCGGAGCCATGACATTGCAAAAGCTAATTATGCAGGAAAAGCCGGACGCCGTTATCCATACGTTTCCTCTGCTCGTTCTTCCTTCTGTCTCTTCGAAAATAGGTCGAAAAATTCCGATGTTTAATGTTATTACCGATTTCGATTTGCATAGCCGTTGGATTCATCCTGATGTGGACAAATATTATGTCGCAACGGAGGATCTGAGCAAGGAGCTGCACAGCCTAGGGATCGATTCAAGCCGCATTGCCGCTACCGGTATTCCGCTGCGCTTTTCATTATCACCGGACAAAACAACCAGATTCGCTACACCTAAGTATGGTTTAAGTTCCCATAAGCCTATTGTGCTCGTTATGGCAGGTGCTAGTGGAACAATGGCTGATATAGACGAGTGGTGCCTTAAGCTGGTAAAGCTATCGAATGTCCAGGTCGTCATCGTATGCGGTAGGAATCGGGCGCTGGAAAACTCTTTAAAGAATAAATGCAGTGAAAATGATGACATAACTGTTTATGGATATATTGAACAAATCGATGAGCTTATGAGTATTTCCTCTTGCATCGTAACAAAACCTGGAGGTTTAACCTTATCAGAGGCAATCAGGGCGGAGCTGCCAATGTTTCTCTATCGACCTGTACCAGGACAAGAGCGCAATAATGCCCGATATTTAGAGAACAAAGGTGCCGCAATCATTTGCCATAATTCCTCTGAGCTTTTAACCCAAATAAACAAACTGTTTTGTAACTCTTTGCAACAAATAATGATGCATCAAGCTTTGCATTCTCTAAGCAAGAAAGCCGCATCGGATAGCATCGCCTTTGATATTATTCACCAATTGAATATAATGGAAGAGGCTTCCTCTTCTCCAGTACGAATATGA
- a CDS encoding cytochrome C oxidase subunit IV family protein: MSSDHNHTASGEETKRHKVEGPKKHIVGFVMSLALTIIAFAAVSAGEINATFTYIILVAMAVVQVFIQMAFWMHMKDRGHMFPIIGIFAGIFVVLTMVVMALYWVWW; the protein is encoded by the coding sequence ATGTCGAGCGACCATAACCATACAGCTTCTGGAGAAGAAACAAAGCGTCATAAGGTCGAAGGACCAAAGAAACACATTGTTGGATTTGTCATGTCGCTTGCACTTACAATCATTGCTTTTGCAGCCGTTTCTGCGGGAGAAATCAATGCGACATTCACTTACATTATTCTAGTAGCTATGGCTGTTGTTCAAGTGTTCATTCAGATGGCTTTCTGGATGCATATGAAGGACCGCGGACATATGTTCCCGATTATTGGGATCTTTGCCGGAATATTCGTCGTCTTAACGATGGTAGTCATGGCATTGTACTGGGTTTGGTGGTAA
- the map gene encoding type I methionyl aminopeptidase, with protein sequence MSAKGGRGIPIRTHDELIQMAKAGKVAAQLRRELGKRVRPGISTLELNDFAEQYMLMHGAQAAQKGFHGYPYAICAAVNECVCHGMPNERLLRDGDLVTLDFVVELNGWMADTAWTYGVGNLTVDAVRLRKAAYRAMVNGIAQARSGNTIGDIAASVVEVAQDGAYGIVSQFGGHGIGRTIHEQPEVSFVGNAGTGRKLKEGMVITIEPILTIGSPEVYIAEDGWTALTVEGGLAAQFEHTVAITAAGPIILTK encoded by the coding sequence TTGTCGGCTAAAGGTGGACGCGGAATACCCATTCGTACGCATGATGAGCTTATCCAGATGGCAAAGGCGGGAAAGGTTGCAGCACAGCTTAGACGTGAACTGGGGAAGCGGGTAAGACCCGGCATATCTACTCTAGAGCTTAACGATTTTGCGGAACAATATATGCTCATGCATGGTGCTCAAGCCGCTCAGAAGGGCTTTCACGGCTATCCCTATGCCATATGTGCAGCGGTTAATGAATGTGTGTGCCATGGGATGCCGAATGAGCGGTTACTGCGCGACGGGGATCTTGTAACTTTGGATTTCGTTGTGGAACTGAATGGATGGATGGCAGATACAGCATGGACCTATGGTGTAGGCAACTTAACTGTAGACGCGGTGCGATTGCGCAAAGCTGCGTATCGAGCAATGGTAAATGGGATCGCTCAAGCGAGGTCTGGTAACACCATTGGTGATATAGCAGCCTCGGTAGTTGAGGTGGCCCAGGACGGTGCCTACGGAATTGTGAGTCAGTTTGGAGGGCATGGAATAGGGAGGACTATTCACGAGCAACCAGAGGTTTCTTTTGTTGGGAATGCTGGAACGGGGCGCAAACTGAAAGAGGGAATGGTCATTACAATTGAGCCTATACTCACAATTGGTTCTCCAGAAGTGTATATTGCGGAGGATGGCTGGACTGCTTTGACCGTGGAGGGCGGACTTGCCGCCCAATTCGAGCATACGGTCGCTATAACAGCGGCAGGACCAATCATTTTGACTAAATAA
- the ctaD gene encoding cytochrome c oxidase subunit I → MDWLTTVDHKKIGILYLIAGLFFFLIGGLEAILIRVQLMKPMNDVVSSDTFNELITMHGTTMIFLAAMPLLFALMNAVIPLQIGARDVAFPFLNSLGFWTFFFGGLLLNLSWFAGTVPDAGWTSYVPLAGPNYSSGHGVDYYVIGLQIAGIGTLLGGINFMATIINMRAPGLSFMRLPMFTWAIFITSALIVFAFPALTVGLVALMFDRLFQANFFEVGNGGSGVLWEHIFWVFGHPEVYILIVPAFGIISEVVSTFSRKRLFGYSSMVFATVLIAFLGFMVWAHHMFTTGLGPVANGLFSIATMLIAVPTGVKIFNWLFTLWGGSIKFTTANLFAIGFIPTFVMGGVTGVMLASAPADYQYHDTYFVVAHFHYVIVGGLIFGIFAGMHYWWPKMFGRMLNETIGKITFWTFFIGFHLTFFIQHFLGLLGMPRRVYTYLGGQGYDDMNLISTIGAFFMGIGTIAFLLNIFITWAKPRNAAADAWEDGRSLEWTIPSPPPEYNFKQVPLVRGYDAWWKEKMEGKTAMTPSEPVGSIHMPSPSILPLIMSIGLFIAGFGFMYDRLIIGGIGLAITLGCMVVRSLIDDHGFHIEPEDQDEGVKA, encoded by the coding sequence ATGGATTGGCTAACGACCGTCGATCATAAGAAGATCGGGATTCTGTATTTGATCGCAGGGCTGTTCTTCTTCCTTATCGGCGGTTTGGAAGCGATTCTAATTCGGGTTCAGCTCATGAAACCGATGAATGACGTCGTTTCCAGTGACACATTTAATGAATTAATAACGATGCACGGTACGACGATGATATTCTTGGCTGCTATGCCACTCTTGTTTGCCCTCATGAATGCGGTTATTCCGCTTCAGATCGGTGCACGTGACGTAGCGTTCCCTTTCTTGAACTCCCTTGGGTTCTGGACTTTCTTCTTCGGAGGATTGCTGTTAAACCTTAGCTGGTTTGCAGGGACTGTGCCAGATGCGGGTTGGACCTCCTATGTTCCGCTAGCAGGACCGAACTATAGCTCGGGTCACGGGGTCGATTATTACGTTATCGGTCTCCAAATTGCGGGTATTGGAACATTGCTCGGTGGTATTAACTTTATGGCGACAATTATTAATATGCGTGCGCCAGGATTGTCCTTCATGAGACTGCCAATGTTTACTTGGGCAATCTTCATTACTTCAGCGTTGATCGTGTTCGCGTTCCCAGCACTGACTGTTGGTCTGGTCGCGCTCATGTTCGATAGGCTATTCCAAGCCAACTTCTTTGAAGTCGGAAATGGGGGTAGCGGAGTATTATGGGAGCATATTTTCTGGGTGTTTGGTCATCCAGAGGTATATATACTTATCGTACCGGCGTTCGGTATTATTTCTGAAGTCGTAAGTACATTCTCTCGTAAACGTCTTTTTGGATACAGCTCCATGGTATTCGCAACTGTGCTGATTGCCTTCCTTGGATTCATGGTTTGGGCGCATCACATGTTCACGACAGGGCTTGGGCCTGTTGCCAACGGACTGTTCTCCATCGCTACGATGCTAATCGCGGTTCCTACTGGGGTAAAGATCTTTAACTGGCTCTTTACTTTATGGGGCGGATCGATTAAATTCACAACTGCAAACTTGTTTGCAATTGGATTTATCCCGACATTCGTAATGGGTGGAGTAACTGGGGTTATGTTGGCTTCTGCTCCAGCAGATTACCAGTATCACGATACTTACTTTGTAGTTGCCCATTTCCACTACGTTATCGTGGGTGGTTTGATATTCGGTATTTTCGCAGGTATGCACTACTGGTGGCCAAAAATGTTCGGTCGTATGCTGAACGAAACCATTGGTAAAATTACGTTCTGGACATTCTTTATTGGTTTCCATTTGACGTTCTTCATCCAGCATTTCTTGGGTCTACTCGGAATGCCGCGCCGTGTTTACACTTATTTAGGCGGTCAGGGCTACGACGATATGAACCTTATTAGTACAATTGGCGCATTCTTCATGGGTATTGGTACAATTGCATTCTTGCTGAACATCTTCATTACTTGGGCTAAACCGCGTAACGCAGCAGCCGATGCTTGGGAAGATGGACGTTCGCTTGAGTGGACAATTCCTTCACCTCCGCCAGAGTACAACTTCAAACAAGTTCCGCTCGTTCGCGGTTATGATGCTTGGTGGAAGGAAAAGATGGAAGGTAAGACGGCAATGACACCATCCGAACCAGTTGGATCGATTCATATGCCATCTCCATCGATTTTGCCACTAATTATGAGTATTGGATTATTTATTGCAGGGTTCGGATTTATGTATGATCGCCTTATCATTGGTGGTATTGGTTTAGCAATCACTTTAGGCTGCATGGTTGTCCGTTCCTTAATTGATGATCACGGGTTCCATATCGAACCTGAAGATCAGGATGAGGGGGTGAAGGCATGA